A single window of Salvia splendens isolate huo1 chromosome 8, SspV2, whole genome shotgun sequence DNA harbors:
- the LOC121742965 gene encoding nifU-like protein 4, mitochondrial, producing MKIWGRLINRAILLSSSNGGLLSKPLNPRNVACGAGSFHRNIFSSPSSYLSDLNVLKSSLRFSQRNQFQEQRRSMFIQTQSTPNPASLMFYPGKQVMETGSADFPNARSSMSSPLAKSLYGIDGVTRVFFGSDFVTVTKSDEISWDLLKPQVFAAIMDFYSSGQPLILDSAVAASMDTAIKEDDSETVAMIKELLETRIRPAVQDDGGDIEYVGFDLDTGIVKLRMQGACSGCPSSSVTLKSGIENMLMHYVPEVKGVEQEFDEEEDATLTGAPHE from the exons ATGAAAATTTGGGGAAGACTGATAAATCGAGCAATTCTTCTGAGCAGTAGCAATGGCGGATTACTATCGAAACCCTTAAATCCTCGAAATGTGGCTTGTGGGGCCGGCTCATTCCACCGGAACATCTTCTCGTCTCCTTCGAGTTATTTGTCGGATTTGAACGTGCTGAAGTCTTCATTACGCTTCTCCCAGCGGAATCAGTTTCAAG AGCAGAGGAGGAGCATGTTTATCCAGACACAGTCAACTCCTAATCCCGCCTCGCTAATGTTCTATCCCGGGAAGCAAGTTATGGAGACAGGGAGTGCCGACTTTCCTAATGCACGCTCTTCCATGAGTTCGCCACTGGCAAAGAGTCTTTATGGAATTGATG GAGTGACCAGGGTGTTCTTTGGATCAGATTTCGTGACCGTAACAAAGTCAGATGAAATCTCATGGGATTTACTCAAACCTCAAGTCTTTGCTGCAATCATGGATTTCTATTCTTCTGGACAGCCGTTGATATTGGATTCAGCTGTTGCTGCCTCCATGGACACAGCCATCAAGGAAGATGATTCAGAAACTGTTGCCATGATCAAAGAGCTCTTAGAAACTCGAATCCGGCCAGCAGTACAAGACGATGGTGGTGACATTGAGTATGTAGGGTTTGATCTTGACACCGGAATAGTTAAGCTGCGAATGCAAGGAGCCTGCAGCGGATGCCCTAGCTCATCCGTTACTCTGAAATCTGGGATTGAGAACATGCTAATGCATTACGTCCCTGAGGTCAAAGGTGTGGAACAAGaatttgatgaagaagaagatgcaaCGCTAACTGGAGCACCACACGAGTAA
- the LOC121745243 gene encoding R3H domain-containing protein 2-like has product MEGSGAESLGSVEDGPESWEVADVEESMRRLMHSSRKESSSINSNKQEERVEESGPALGVSEDLINTVDQFLREAIQNPRERLSVLRMEQDVEKFIRHPTREQMEFQQLPTSYLRLAAHRVAQHYSLQSMVLLDNNLLDGFGSKIIVRKTTNIRLPLIRLADIPVNLPNEDAGAVKVAIKQRPQKGHLNNSNSSAHSEKSNSAKSVEERKEEYNRARARIFSSNSSMRSYAAKQGSDGRIHDNFQHGSLGLTKAEERGGGSDGVIARSLSESSTSSSRLPKSRTEREPIGRPKTNSRVAIFRDREVERKDPDYDRNYDRYLQRFDPGFGFSGGPYPIQPMYAPAVNYNTEFPQLGSGHRPPLSSEHQPMPLPQHIPGTWIAPSPPAGMGYGHAEMPPFNSAHVNSQPNSGLYLHSPQYPCQRPVMPYLHPLDPVHQPFPQSHQQQPDASFGLARPR; this is encoded by the exons ATGGAAGGCTCCGGAGCGGAATCGCTGGGCTCTGTGGAGGACGGCCCGGAGTCCTGGGAGGTTGCTGACGTGGAGGAGAGCATGCGCCGCCTCATGCATTCCTCCAGAAAGGAGTCTTCTAGTATCAACTCCAACAAGCAGGAGGAGAGAGTTGAGGAATCCGGACCGGCTTTGGGTGTTTCGGAGGATTTGATCAACACAGTAGATCAGTTTTTGCGGGAAGCTATACAAAATCCTCGTGAGCGGCTCTCCG TGTTGAGAATGGAGCAGGATGTGGAGAAGTTCATTCGGCACCCTACCAGGGAGCAGATGGAATTCCAACAGTTGCCCACTTCTTATTTACGCTTGGCTGCTCACCGTGTTGCACAGCACTACTCACTGCAATCCATGGTTTTATTGGATAATAACCTTCTTGATGGTTTTGGCTCCAAAATTATTGTTCGCAAGACTACTAATATCCGTCTTCCTTTGATTCGTCTTGCTGACATCCCTGTAAATCTACCTAATGAAGACGCTGGTGCGGTTAAGGTTGCAATCAAGCAGAGGCCACAAAAAGGGCATCTAAATAATAGCAACTCAAGTGCGCATTCTGAAAAATCAAACAGTGCAAAAAGTGTTGAAGAAAGAAAGGAGGAATACAATAGGGCTAGGGCTCGGATATTTAGTTCGAACAGCTCTATGCGGAGTTATGCTGCAAAACAGGGAAGTGATGGCAGGATTCATGATAATTTTCAGCATGGTTCCTTAGGACTAACCAAGGCAGAAGAGAGAGGTGGTGGATCTGATGGGGTTATTGCCAGAAGCTTGTCCGAGTCTTCGACATCTAGCAGTAGGTTACCTAAGAGTAGGACAGAGAGAGAACCAATTGGAAGACCAAAGACAAATAGTCGGGTGGCGATCTTTAGGGACCGTGAAGTTGAACGGAAAGATCCTGACTATGACAGGAACTATGACAG ATACTTGCAGAGGTTTGATCCTGGCTTTGGATTTAGTGGAGGTCCGTACCCCATTCAGCCTATGTATGCTCCTGCAGTGAATTACAACACTGAATTCCCACAGCTTGGATCTGGTCACCGACCCCCACTTTCTTCAGAGCACCAACCTATGCCTCTTCCTCAACACATACCAGGGACGTGGATTGCTCCATCTCCTCCGGCTGGCATGGGATATGGTCATGCAGAAATGCCTCCTTTTAACTCTGCTCATGTAAATTCACAACCAAACTCTGGGCTTTATTTACATTCTCCTCAATACCCTTGTCAACGACCTGTGATGCCATATCTCCATCCTCTTGATCCAGTTCACCAGCCTTTTCCACAG TCTCATCAGCAACAACCTGATGCAAGTTTTGGTCTAGCCCGGCCCCGGTGA
- the LOC121744552 gene encoding R3H domain-containing protein 2-like, translated as MEGSGAASLGSVEDGPESWEVADVEESMRRLMHSSREESSSINSNKQEERVEESGSGLGVSEDLINTVDQFLREAIQNPRERLSVLRMEQDVEKFIRDPTREQMEFQQLPTSYLRLAAHRVAQHYSLQSMVLSDNNLLDGSGSKIIVRKTTNIRLPLIRLADIPVNLPNEDAGAVKVAIKQRPQKGHLNNSNSSAHSEKSNSAKSVEERKEEYNRARARIFSSNSSMRSYAAKQGSDGRIHDNFQHGSIGLTKAEERGGGSDGVIARSLSESSTSSSRLPKSRTEREPIGRPKTNSRVAIFRDREVERKDPDYDRNYDRYLQRFDPGFGFSGSPYPIQPMYAPAVNYNTEFPQLGSGHRPPISSEHQPMHLPQHIPGTWIAPSPPAGIGYGHAEMPPFNSGHVNTQPNSGLYLHSPQYPCQRPGMPYLHPLDPVHQPFSQSHQQQPDASFGLARPR; from the exons ATGGAAGGCTCCGGAGCGGCATCGCTGGGCTCTGTGGAGGACGGCCCGGAGTCGTGGGAGGTTGCTGACGTGGAGGAGAGCATGCGCCGGCTCATGCACTCTTCCAGAGAGGAGTCTTCTAGTATCAACTCCAACAAGCAGGAGGAGAGAGTTGAGGAATCCGGATCGGGTTTGGGTGTTTCGGAGGATTTGATCAACACAGTAGATCAGTTTTTGCGGGAAGCTATACAAAATCCTCGTGAGCGGCTCTCTG TGTTGAGAATGGAGCAGGATGTGGAGAAGTTCATTCGGGACCCTACCAGGGAGCAGATGGAATTCCAACAGTTGCCCACTTCTTATTTACGCTTGGCTGCTCACCGTGTTGCACAGCACTACTCACTGCAATCCATGGTTTTATCGGATAATAACCTTCTTGATGGTTCTGGCTCCAAAATTATTGTTCGCAAGACTACTAATATCCGTCTTCCTTTGATTCGTCTTGCTGACATCCCTGTAAATCTACCTAATGAAGACGCTGGTGCGGTTAAGGTTGCAATCAAGCAGAGGCCACAAAAAGGGCATCTAAATAATAGCAACTCAAGTGCGCATTCTGAAAAATCAAACAGTGCAAAAAGTGTTGAAGAAAGAAAGGAGGAATACAATAGGGCTAGGGCTCGGATATTTAGTTCGAACAGCTCTATGCGGAGTTATGCTGCAAAACAGGGAAGTGATGGCAGGATTCATGATAATTTTCAGCATGGTTCCATAGGACTAACCAAGGCAGAAGAGAGAGGTGGTGGATCTGATGGGGTTATTGCCAGAAGCTTGTCCGAGTCTTCGACATCTAGCAGTAGGTTACCTAAGAGTAGGACAGAGAGAGAACCAATTGGAAGACCAAAGACAAATAGTCGGGTGGCGATCTTTAGGGACCGTGAAGTTGAACGGAAAGATCCTGACTATGACAGGAACTATGACAG ATACTTGCAGAGGTTTGATCCTGGCTTTGGATTTAGTGGAAGTCCGTACCCCATTCAGCCTATGTATGCACCTGCAGTGAATTACAACACTGAATTCCCACAGCTTGGATCTGGTCACCGACCCCCAATTTCTTCAGAGCACCAACCCATGCATCTTCCTCAACACATACCAGGGACGTGGATTGCCCCATCTCCTCCAGCTGGCATTGGATATGGTCATGCAGAAATGCCTCCTTTTAACTCTGGTCATGTAAATACACAACCAAACTCTGGTCTTTATTTACATTCTCCTCAATACCCTTGTCAACGACCTGGAATGCCATATCTCCATCCTCTTGATCCAGTTCACCAGCCGTTTTCACAG TCTCATCAGCAACAACCTGATGCAAGTTTCGGATTAGCCCGGCCCCGGTGA
- the LOC121744647 gene encoding LOW QUALITY PROTEIN: pre-mRNA-splicing factor CWC22 homolog (The sequence of the model RefSeq protein was modified relative to this genomic sequence to represent the inferred CDS: inserted 2 bases in 1 codon), with protein sequence MEIIKYGYVSYGNIVIKLIASPGFTHVSAALISVFNAKFPQVGHLLLRRIVLQLQRAYKRNDKTQLVAAVKFIAHLLNQRIVDELIGLELLTLLLEKPTDNSVEVAVGFVAECGSLLQDLCPKGMNLLLFRGILHEGDIDKRVQFLIEGLFALRKAAKFQIMRPELDLVEQDDQFTHQVSLLDEIDGDGDLDVFQPDPQFVENERMYEDLKRQILPEDEDEDDEDQIADSVDSNEEEDEEQIKDETGTDLVNLRRTIYLTIKSSLDFEEAGHKLLRIDISVLEKELCXMVLECCGEQTNYLRYYGLLGQRLCMTNRIYQETFEKCFADQYSKIHQVETVKLINVAKLFAHLLATDALQWRILDCIQLTEEETTSSSRIFIKILLQELSGHLGLRLLNQRLSQDSFESIFPKDNPKNTRFAINFFTSIGLGGITENQRDYLKNMQNEGKQKKRKVNV encoded by the exons ATGGAAATAATCAAATATGGATATGTTTCGTATGGAAATATAGTGATTAAGTTG ATCGCGTCGCCGGGATTCACTCACGTTTCCGCAGCTCTGATTTCTGTCTTCAACGCCAAGTTCCCTCAAGTAGGCCATCTTTTGCTGCGGAGGATCGTACTGCAACTGCAGAGGGCGTATAAACGCAACGACAAG ACACAACTAGTTGCGGCGGTGAAATTCATAGCTCACCTGTTGAATCAGCGGATAGTTGATGAGCTTATCGGCCTTGAGCTGCTGACGTTGCTGCTGGAGAAGCCGACCGATAATAGTGTTGAAGTAGCTGTTGGGTTTGTTGCAGAATGTGGATCCTTGCTGCAGGACCTTTGCCCCAAAGGAATGAATTTGTTATTGTTTAG AGGGATTCTTCACGAAGGAGATATAGATAAGCGTGTCCAGTTCTTGATTGAAGGCCTCTTTGCGTTGCGGAAGGCAGCAAAGTTTCAGATTATGCGTCCAGAACTGGACCTGGTGGAGCAGGATGACCAATTCACTCATCAAGTTTCTCTCTTGGATGAGATAGATGGTGACGGTGATTTAGATGTCTTCCAGCCAGATCCCCAGTTCGTGGAGAATGAGAGGATGTATGAGGACCTAAAGAGGCAAATACTAcctgaagatgaagatgaagatgatgaagacCAAATTGCAGATTCAGTGGATAGCAATGAGGAAGAGGACGAGGAGCAGATAAAAGACGAGACCGGGACAGACTTGGTTAACCTCCGGAGAACCATCTATTTGACAATCAAGTCAAGTCTTGATTTTGAAGAAGCTGGACACAAGTTGTTGAGGATCGACATATCTGTTCTGGAGAAGGAGCTGTG CATGGTTTTGGAGTGTTGCGGTGAGCAGACAAATTACCTCCGCTATTACGGACTCCTCGGGCAGAGGTTGTGCATGACGAACAGAATATACCAGGAGACATTTGAAAAATGTTTTGCCGACCAGTACTCCAAAATTCACCAGGTGGAGACAGTTAAACTGATAAATGTCGCAAAACTATTCGCTCATTTGCTGGCCACGGACGCGTTGCAGTGGCGCATCTTGGACTGCATTCAGTTGACCGAAGAGGAGACTACTTCTTCGTCTCGGATCTTCATCAAGATTCTCTTGCAGGAGCTGTCCGGACACCTGGGACTCCGGTTGCTTAATCAACGCCTGAGTCAAGACTCTTTCGAGTCTATTTTTCCCAAGGACAATCCGAAGAACACTAGGTTTGCTATCAACTTCTTCACTTCCATAGGACTTGGTGGGATCACAGAGAACCAGCGTGATTATCTCAAGAACATGCAGAACGAAGGCAAGCAGAAGAAAAGGAAAGTTAATGTATAG
- the LOC121744708 gene encoding uncharacterized protein LOC121744708, with protein MSWEISVVLLIGFVAWAYRPFRPPPPCLCGTKGGPPLVGPRIKLRDGRNLSYKEHGVPKEAAKYKVILVHGFSSSKREASITATDLVEKLGIYFVSFDRPGYGESDPDPQRTIKSLALDIEELGHQLELGAKFYIIGTSMGGQAVWGCLKYIPHRLKGAALLAPVVNYWWPCFPSALAAEAYNLQPVQDQWALRVARHAPWLVYWWNTQKWFPGSSVAAGTQNFTAPDLQIIAKMAASGAYATQQGLHESYHRDMMVGFGHRDLDPMQLEDPFPHGEGSVHLWHGTDDGVVPVSLQRYIAEKLPWVQYHEGPSVEGPRIRLRDGRHLAYMEHGVSKVTANYKIILVHGFGSNKNEAHFARSVFQALVEKLGIHLVSFDRPGYGESDPDPKRTMESIALDIEELGDKLELGPKFYIIGTSMGGQVVWGCLKYIPHRLAGVAMIAPVVNFWWPGFPAKLATEAYYEQFPQDQWALRVAHYAPSLVYWWNTQKWFPPSSVAAGRPNFTAPDLQVLAKLSASMVNRHYSTQQGLFESLHRDMMIGFGSWGFDPMDLDNPFLDREGSVHLWQGDNDGLVPVTLQRYIAKKLPWIQYHEMPNAGHLFPHGDTTATDAILNALLVGDK; from the exons ATGTCTTGGGAAATCAGTGTGGTATTGTTGATTGGGTTCGTGGCATGGGCTTACCGGCCCTTCCGCCCACCACCACCATGCCTCTGTGGCACGAAGGGTGGGCCACCCCTTGTAGGACCTAGAATCAAACTTAGGGATGGAAGGAACTTATCATACAAAGAGCATGGAGTCCCCAAAGAGGCAGCCAAATACAAGGTCATCTTGGTCCATGGCTTTAGCTCTAGCAAACGCGAAGCCTCCATCACTGCCACG GATTTGGTGGAGAAACTGGGCATATACTTCGTGTCCTTTGATAGGCCGGGTTATGGAGAGAGCGACCCTGACCCACAGAGGACCATAAAGAGCCTAGCATTAGACATAGAAGAGCTCGGACATCAGTTAGAACTTGGTGCAAAGTTTTACATCATTGGAACTTCCATGGGAGGACAGGCTGTCTGGGGATGCCTCAAATACATTCCTCATAG GCTAAAAGGGGCTGCATTGTTAGCTCCAGTAGTGAACTACTGGTGGCCTTGTTTTCCCTCTGCTTTAGCCGCAGAGGCATACAATCTCCAACCCGTGCAGGACCAGTGGGCGTTGCGTGTTGCACGCCACGCCCCCTGGCTCGTCTACTGGTGGAACACTCAGAAATGGTTCCCGGGCTCCAGTGTTGCTGCTGGGACACAAAACTTCACAGCTCCCGACCTCCAAATCATCGCCAAAATGGCTGCCTCAGGA GCGTACGCGACGCAGCAGGGCCTGCACGAGTCCTACCACCGCGACATGATGGTGGGATTCGGGCACAGGGATCTTGATCCAATGCAGCTTGAGGATCCCTTCCCACATGGAGAGGGCTCTGTTCATCTGTGGCATGGCACTGATGACGGGGTCGTGCCCGTGTCGCTTCAACGGTACATTGCAGAGAAGCTGCCATGGGTGCAATATCATGAG GGCCCATCAGTCGAAGGGCCTAGAATCAGACTTAGGGATGGAAGACACTTAGCCTACATGGAGCATGGAGTCTCCAAAGTGACAGCTAACTATAAGATCATTCTGGTTCATGGATTTGGCTCCAATAAAAACGAGGCTCACTTTGCTAGATCGGT TTTTCAGGCATTGGTTGAGAAACTGGGGATACACTTGGTTTCTTTTGATAGACCGGGCTATGGAGAGAGTGATCCCGACCCAAAAAGAACGATGGAGAGCATTGCGTTGGACATAGAGGAGCTCGGAGATAAACTAGAGCTCGGCCCCAAGTTTTACATCATTGGAACTTCCATGGGTGGGCAAGTTGTTTGGGGTTGCCTCAAGTACATTCCTCATAG GCTAGCAGGAGTTGCGATGATAGCACCCGTTGTTAATTTTTGGTGGCCAGGTTTTCCTGCGAAGCTAGCAACAGAAGCATACTATGAGCAGTTCCCACAAGACCAGTGGGCGTTACGGGTGGCACACTACGCTCCTTCACTCGTTTATTGGTGGAACACTCAGAAATGGTTTCCTCCCTCCAGTGTTGCTGCTGGAAGACCTAATTTCACTGCACCGGATCTCCAAGTTCTTGCAAAGTTATCGGCTTCAATGGTTAACAGG CATTATTCAACGCAACAGGGGCTGTTCGAGTCACTTCACCGTGATATGATGATTGGGTTTGGGAGTTGGGGTTTTGATCCTATGGATCTTGATAATCCTTTCCTCGACAGAGAAGGGTCTGTGCATTTGTGGCAAGGCGATAATGATGGCTTGGTTCCCGTCACTCTGCAGCGCTACATTGCGAAGAAGCTCCCGTGGATACAATACCATGAAATGCCAAATGCTGGCCATCTGTTTCCACATGGTGACACCACCGCGACAGATGCTATCTTGAACGCGCTCCTGGTAGGCGACAAGTGA